One Mycobacterium sp. SMC-4 DNA window includes the following coding sequences:
- a CDS encoding TetR/AcrR family transcriptional regulator: MASTAVVRADRRRPKDRKQQIARASAEAFSELGYHAVSMEDIASRVGVTAASLYRHYSGKYDLFRAAVLGLGEQQVAATAFVDADSDSQPAQLWERIVGALIDTSIKNRASGGLYRWEARYLREPDQAVINEQLKMVNRRLQRPLAQLHPELGSRQRWVLSASVLSVIASITDHRTKLPADEIRRLLADLARRLRDVHLPPWAADDERREPRGRPLDAAGEYELTLAAALRLFHEHGYRETGMDDIASAIGLPASSIYRFFSGKSALLTAIYRRAADRVSGDASTILATAPDARAAIERLIAAYVWRFLAVPELAYVYYAERINVPPEDRATLHNIQRATVEAWARQVVAACPDRSEVESRFAVQAAFGLVVDIGPMMADVDTDSARSIITAFMRKLLLEEPVSDPH, from the coding sequence ATGGCATCGACTGCGGTCGTCCGCGCCGACCGCAGACGCCCCAAAGACCGCAAACAACAGATCGCTCGAGCGTCGGCGGAAGCGTTCAGCGAGCTTGGTTACCACGCAGTAAGTATGGAGGACATCGCCTCGCGCGTGGGCGTTACGGCCGCATCGCTGTATCGGCATTATTCGGGCAAGTACGACTTGTTCCGCGCGGCGGTCCTGGGGCTGGGTGAGCAGCAGGTCGCCGCCACTGCGTTCGTCGACGCCGACTCTGACTCCCAGCCCGCGCAACTCTGGGAGCGGATCGTCGGTGCGCTGATCGACACCTCGATCAAGAATCGTGCCAGCGGGGGGCTGTACCGGTGGGAGGCCCGCTATCTTCGGGAGCCCGACCAGGCCGTGATCAACGAGCAACTCAAGATGGTCAACCGCCGCCTGCAGCGGCCGCTGGCGCAGTTGCACCCCGAACTGGGCAGTCGGCAGCGGTGGGTGCTCTCAGCGTCGGTGCTCAGTGTGATCGCGAGCATCACAGACCACCGGACCAAGCTTCCGGCCGACGAAATTCGTCGGTTGCTGGCCGACCTGGCGCGCCGACTGCGTGATGTTCACCTACCGCCGTGGGCCGCCGATGACGAGCGCAGAGAGCCCCGCGGCCGCCCACTCGACGCGGCCGGCGAGTACGAGTTGACCCTTGCCGCGGCGCTGCGGCTGTTCCACGAGCACGGATACCGTGAGACCGGAATGGACGACATCGCCTCGGCGATCGGTCTGCCGGCGTCGAGCATCTACCGCTTCTTCAGCGGCAAAAGCGCGCTCCTGACCGCCATCTACCGGCGCGCCGCCGACCGGGTCTCCGGGGACGCGAGCACCATTCTGGCCACCGCACCAGATGCCCGCGCGGCGATCGAGCGGCTGATCGCCGCCTACGTGTGGCGCTTTCTCGCCGTGCCCGAGCTGGCCTATGTGTATTACGCGGAGCGGATCAACGTCCCGCCCGAAGACCGCGCCACGTTGCACAACATCCAACGCGCCACCGTGGAGGCGTGGGCGCGTCAGGTGGTCGCGGCGTGCCCGGACCGGTCCGAGGTTGAGTCCAGATTCGCTGTGCAGGCAGCGTTCGGACTCGTCGTCGACATCGGACCGATGATGGCCGATGTCGACACCGACTCGGCCCGGTCGATCATCACCGCGTTCATGCGCAAGCTTCTGCTCGAAGAACCCGTTTCCGATCCGCACTGA